From Pandoraea vervacti, the proteins below share one genomic window:
- a CDS encoding enoyl-CoA hydratase/isomerase family protein, with translation MSLHDSGIETQDEVLFDVINGFGVITLNRPKALNAITHGMVRAMWAQLNVWIDDPSVHAVLIEGAGEKAFCAGGDVRALYESRVSNATDHQAFFVDEYRLDYLIHRYPKPYIALLDGIVMGGGMGVAQGAALRIVTDRTRLAMPETGIGLFPDVGASWFLGHLAPTLARYLGLTGVTINAADALYCGLADVWLEGDASAQLREMLERFDWARVVEGASGACGVVGSGRAVDAGRVLDALRAAILPLGRTWTDAAPLARVRAALDKHFSAIDVRGILASLRADVDVGGDAWAEETLAVLQQRSPLSLCLTDRQLLKGRRMDLADAFRMELVLGYHAFASGDFVEGVRALLIDKDKQPRWRYATLADVPTEAVEAFFVSPWADGEHPLNALGR, from the coding sequence GTGAGTTTGCACGATAGCGGCATCGAAACGCAGGACGAAGTTCTGTTCGACGTGATCAACGGGTTCGGGGTGATCACCCTCAATCGGCCGAAGGCGCTCAATGCCATCACCCATGGCATGGTGCGTGCCATGTGGGCGCAACTTAACGTGTGGATCGACGACCCGTCCGTGCATGCCGTGCTGATCGAGGGCGCCGGGGAGAAAGCGTTCTGTGCCGGCGGCGATGTCCGCGCACTCTATGAAAGCCGCGTGAGCAACGCGACCGACCACCAGGCATTCTTTGTCGACGAGTATCGCCTCGACTACCTGATTCACCGATATCCGAAGCCGTATATCGCGCTGCTCGACGGCATCGTGATGGGCGGAGGCATGGGGGTGGCGCAGGGGGCGGCATTGCGCATCGTGACGGACCGCACGCGTCTTGCCATGCCGGAGACCGGCATCGGGCTGTTCCCGGATGTGGGGGCGAGTTGGTTTCTCGGGCATCTGGCCCCGACGCTCGCACGCTATCTGGGACTCACCGGCGTGACCATCAATGCGGCCGATGCGCTTTACTGCGGTCTGGCCGATGTCTGGCTCGAAGGCGACGCCAGTGCGCAATTGCGTGAAATGCTGGAACGGTTCGACTGGGCGCGGGTAGTGGAAGGTGCATCAGGGGCGTGCGGTGTGGTCGGAAGCGGGCGGGCAGTCGATGCCGGTCGTGTCCTCGACGCCCTTCGCGCTGCGATCCTTCCGCTGGGCCGAACATGGACGGACGCCGCGCCGCTTGCACGCGTGCGAGCCGCCTTGGACAAACATTTCAGCGCCATCGATGTGCGGGGGATTCTGGCGTCGCTACGCGCCGACGTGGACGTCGGGGGCGACGCCTGGGCAGAGGAAACGCTGGCAGTCCTGCAGCAGCGCTCGCCGCTCAGTCTGTGTCTGACGGACCGGCAATTGCTCAAGGGCCGGCGTATGGACCTGGCCGATGCGTTCCGCATGGAGCTGGTGTTGGGCTATCACGCATTTGCGTCGGGCGATTTCGTCGAAGGCGTGCGCGCATTGCTCATCGACAAGGACAAGCAACCGCGCTGGCGTTACGCCACACTGGCCGATGTGCCGACCGAGGCGGTCGAGGCGTTCTTCGTCTCGCCGTGGGCCGACGGCGAACATCCGCTGAATGCCTTGGGGCGCTGA
- a CDS encoding YggT family protein, producing MLVEIARLLLDLVFSLFGALLLLRVWMQATRLPPRNPLSQGVFQFTNWIVLPLRRVVPGVGGIDWACVIGAWLAAIAYLVLITAVVGVSPVSVFPRGLLVALVLVAKWGANLVMWLTLLMAVLSWVNPRATAMPILQHLLDPLLRPIRRVIPTVGGFDLSPLGLFLLMQILLIVLARLSLFFATL from the coding sequence ATGCTCGTCGAAATCGCCCGTCTGTTGCTAGACCTCGTCTTCTCGCTATTCGGCGCTTTGTTGCTATTACGTGTGTGGATGCAGGCGACACGACTGCCCCCGCGTAACCCGCTCTCACAAGGCGTCTTCCAGTTCACCAACTGGATTGTGTTACCGCTGCGGCGCGTTGTGCCTGGCGTCGGTGGTATCGATTGGGCGTGCGTGATCGGCGCATGGCTGGCTGCCATTGCGTACCTCGTGCTGATCACCGCGGTGGTGGGGGTGTCGCCGGTTTCGGTGTTCCCGAGAGGCCTGCTCGTGGCGCTGGTGCTCGTGGCCAAGTGGGGGGCGAATCTGGTGATGTGGCTCACGCTGCTGATGGCCGTGCTGTCGTGGGTGAATCCCCGTGCGACTGCCATGCCGATTCTCCAACACCTGCTCGACCCGCTGCTGCGCCCCATCCGTCGCGTCATCCCGACGGTCGGCGGTTTTGATTTGTCGCCGCTGGGGCTGTTTCTGCTGATGCAGATTCTGCTGATCGTGCTCGCGCGACTGAGCCTGTTCTTCGCGACGCTTTGA
- a CDS encoding MurR/RpiR family transcriptional regulator gives MIDADSLPADLPLTERIVRAMPELTPAQQRMAAFVLDNTFRAATMRIDEFADAVGVSLATVNRFARALGFDGYPQCRAAMVRGYEATLAPIESLRTSKAQASAAADVMAASLAQAIENLDWTRRALDAGTCERAVDSILQAHRIYVLGLGASGYLAGLLHHGLDPYCENVQSVVGAGGSTHAARQLFKLREGDLVIALGFPRYVSDTVTLCRRLRGRGVSVMVLTDSPTSPLAPLGDIVIFVRSKPRLSSNSEASVLAMIDAICDAVAQRAKHAVDRATELTDFLLPWLDSASLNAAGAPNAPANAVASGRAGTSQHSATSVAASATATALSNAAVAATTVAQGLPNPAHQATTRHARGASSGVTAGATAPDRKDNAS, from the coding sequence ATGATTGACGCCGACTCGTTGCCCGCCGACTTGCCGCTCACCGAGCGAATCGTGCGCGCCATGCCCGAACTGACCCCTGCGCAACAGCGCATGGCGGCGTTCGTGCTCGACAACACGTTTCGTGCGGCAACCATGCGCATCGACGAATTCGCCGATGCGGTCGGTGTCTCGCTTGCCACAGTGAATCGTTTCGCCCGGGCGCTCGGTTTCGACGGTTATCCGCAATGTCGTGCCGCCATGGTGCGCGGCTACGAAGCGACGCTCGCGCCGATCGAGAGCCTGCGCACGAGCAAGGCGCAGGCGAGCGCAGCCGCCGACGTGATGGCCGCGTCACTCGCGCAAGCCATCGAGAATCTGGACTGGACGCGCCGCGCCCTGGACGCCGGCACCTGCGAGCGCGCCGTGGACTCGATCTTGCAGGCGCATCGCATTTACGTACTGGGTCTTGGCGCAAGCGGCTATCTTGCCGGTCTGCTGCACCACGGTCTCGATCCGTATTGCGAGAATGTGCAATCGGTCGTCGGCGCAGGCGGATCGACACACGCCGCACGCCAGCTTTTCAAATTGCGCGAGGGCGACCTGGTGATCGCGCTCGGCTTCCCACGCTACGTCTCCGATACCGTGACGTTGTGCCGACGCCTGCGCGGGCGCGGCGTCTCGGTGATGGTGCTGACCGACAGCCCCACGTCGCCGCTCGCGCCGCTGGGGGATATTGTGATTTTCGTGCGCAGCAAGCCGCGTCTGTCGAGCAACTCCGAAGCGAGCGTGCTGGCCATGATCGATGCGATCTGCGACGCGGTCGCGCAACGCGCCAAGCACGCCGTCGATCGCGCCACCGAACTGACGGACTTCCTGCTGCCGTGGCTCGATTCGGCGTCGCTGAACGCCGCGGGGGCGCCGAATGCGCCGGCCAATGCGGTAGCGTCGGGGCGCGCGGGCACCTCACAACATAGCGCCACCTCGGTGGCGGCCAGTGCCACGGCAACCGCGCTATCGAACGCGGCTGTCGCCGCGACGACCGTCGCGCAAGGCCTCCCGAACCCGGCCCATCAGGCCACAACCCGTCATGCTCGCGGTGCGTCGTCAGGCGTCACGGCCGGGGCGACGGCGCCGGACAGAAAGGACAACGCATCATGA
- a CDS encoding isoaspartyl peptidase/L-asparaginase family protein, giving the protein MSHAQRAVIAIHGGAGTISRDTSPEELKAYHEALADVLRAGQAVLAAGGSALDAVTEAVRHLEDCPRFNAGRGAVFTHEGTHELDAAIMNGATLDAGAIACVHRVRNPILAARMVLERSPHVLLVGEGAEAFAAANGAALVDPEYFFTEARYDQLQRALASAAVSLDHDMPLKKEPIDPDTKFGTVGAVACDMQGHVAAATSTGGMTNKAVGRIGDSPLIGAGCYANDATAAVSATGTGEAFIRAVACYEVGALMAYAGLSLNDAAERVIRERLPRVNGRGGIIAVDAQGNVALPFNTEGMYRGVARVGETPVTAIHE; this is encoded by the coding sequence ATGAGCCACGCCCAGCGTGCGGTCATCGCCATTCACGGCGGTGCTGGAACGATCAGCCGCGACACGTCGCCCGAAGAACTCAAGGCGTATCACGAGGCGTTGGCCGATGTGCTGCGCGCCGGTCAGGCAGTGCTGGCCGCCGGAGGTTCGGCGCTCGACGCCGTGACCGAAGCCGTGCGTCACCTCGAAGACTGCCCGCGCTTTAATGCGGGGCGCGGCGCGGTCTTCACGCACGAAGGCACGCACGAGCTTGACGCCGCCATCATGAACGGCGCCACGCTCGACGCGGGCGCTATCGCCTGCGTACATCGAGTGCGCAACCCGATCCTTGCAGCCCGCATGGTGCTTGAGCGCAGCCCGCACGTGCTGCTCGTCGGTGAAGGCGCGGAAGCCTTCGCCGCCGCGAACGGTGCGGCGCTGGTCGATCCGGAATATTTCTTCACCGAAGCGCGTTACGACCAGTTGCAGCGCGCGCTGGCCAGCGCTGCCGTCTCGCTCGATCACGACATGCCGCTCAAAAAAGAGCCGATCGATCCGGACACCAAATTCGGCACGGTGGGCGCGGTCGCCTGCGACATGCAGGGGCACGTCGCCGCGGCGACATCGACGGGCGGGATGACGAACAAGGCCGTCGGACGCATCGGCGATTCGCCCCTGATCGGCGCCGGATGCTATGCAAACGATGCGACCGCAGCGGTCTCGGCCACCGGCACGGGCGAGGCGTTCATTCGCGCGGTCGCCTGCTACGAAGTCGGCGCACTGATGGCGTATGCCGGACTGTCGCTTAACGACGCCGCCGAGCGCGTGATTCGAGAGCGTCTGCCGCGAGTCAATGGCCGGGGCGGAATCATTGCGGTCGACGCGCAGGGCAACGTGGCGCTCCCGTTCAACACCGAAGGGATGTATCGCGGCGTGGCTCGCGTGGGCGAAACGCCGGTAACGGCCATTCACGAATAA
- a CDS encoding dipeptide ABC transporter ATP-binding protein, translating into MAERKTTPTISLPDERVLDVSGITVQFATSERVVTAVRDLSFHVDRGETLAIVGESGSGKSVTSLAAMRLVENGGGRITQGSMIMRRRNGKLVDLTRASGSTMRSIRGADMAMIFQEPMTSLNPVFPVGEQIAESIRLHQGKDTAAARAEALRMLELVRIPEARRVLGRFPHQLSGGMRQRVMIAMALSCKPGLLIADEPTTALDVTIQAQILQLIRALQDEMHMGVVFITHDMGVVAEVADRVLVMHRGDKVEEGRSAEIFAAPRERYTQALLSAVPRLGSMQGTDLPARFPLLRYDAPADAKPAAETPQPTVRTDAGPILRVKDLVARFDVPSGFFGRVKQRVHAVERVSFDLYPGETLGLVGESGCGKSTTGRALLRLVASQGGSIEFGGKPIHDLAGRALQTLRRDIQFIFQDPFASLDPRLTVGFSIMEPLLVHGVASGAEAEKRVAELLERVGLPAEYAQRYPHEFSGGQRQRIAIARALALKPKVVIADESVSALDVSVQAQIINLMLDLQKEFGIAFLFISHDMAVVERISHRVAVMFLGQIVEIGPRRAIFENPQHPYTKKLMSAVPIADPARRHAKRELLTEEIPSPIRLVGDEPQVQPLVEVGAGHFVARHRVAGAY; encoded by the coding sequence GTGGCTGAGCGTAAGACAACCCCAACGATTTCGTTGCCCGACGAGCGCGTGCTCGACGTGAGCGGCATCACCGTGCAGTTCGCGACGTCCGAGCGCGTGGTCACGGCCGTGCGTGATCTGTCCTTTCACGTCGACCGCGGCGAAACGCTCGCCATCGTGGGCGAATCGGGATCGGGCAAGTCGGTGACGTCGCTCGCTGCCATGCGGCTCGTCGAGAACGGCGGTGGACGCATCACCCAGGGCTCGATGATCATGCGCCGCCGCAACGGCAAACTCGTCGACCTGACGCGCGCGAGCGGCAGCACCATGCGCAGCATTCGCGGCGCCGACATGGCCATGATCTTCCAGGAGCCCATGACCTCGCTCAATCCGGTGTTCCCCGTCGGTGAGCAGATCGCCGAATCCATTCGCCTGCACCAGGGCAAGGACACCGCCGCCGCGCGCGCCGAAGCGTTGCGCATGCTCGAACTTGTGCGCATTCCCGAGGCGCGTCGCGTGCTCGGGCGCTTCCCGCATCAACTCTCGGGCGGCATGCGCCAGCGCGTGATGATCGCGATGGCGCTCTCGTGCAAGCCGGGACTGCTCATCGCCGACGAACCGACGACCGCGCTCGACGTGACGATTCAGGCACAGATTCTGCAACTGATTCGGGCGCTGCAAGACGAGATGCACATGGGCGTCGTGTTCATCACGCACGACATGGGCGTGGTGGCGGAAGTGGCCGACCGCGTGCTGGTCATGCACCGTGGCGACAAGGTGGAAGAGGGCCGGTCGGCCGAGATCTTCGCCGCGCCGCGCGAACGTTACACGCAGGCACTGCTCTCGGCGGTGCCGCGTCTGGGATCGATGCAGGGCACCGATTTGCCGGCCCGCTTCCCGTTGTTGCGCTACGACGCGCCGGCCGACGCCAAACCCGCCGCCGAAACGCCGCAACCGACGGTCAGAACCGACGCCGGTCCGATTCTGCGCGTCAAGGATCTCGTGGCGCGCTTCGACGTGCCCTCAGGCTTCTTCGGTCGGGTGAAACAGCGCGTGCACGCCGTCGAGCGTGTGAGCTTCGACCTGTATCCGGGTGAGACGCTGGGCCTCGTGGGCGAGTCGGGGTGCGGCAAGTCGACGACCGGTCGCGCATTGCTGCGTCTGGTCGCGAGCCAGGGCGGTTCCATCGAATTCGGCGGCAAGCCGATTCACGACCTCGCAGGCCGCGCCTTGCAAACGCTGCGCCGCGACATCCAATTCATTTTCCAGGACCCGTTCGCGTCGCTCGATCCGCGTCTGACGGTGGGCTTCTCGATCATGGAGCCGTTGCTGGTGCACGGCGTCGCCAGCGGCGCCGAAGCCGAAAAACGTGTGGCCGAGCTGCTCGAGCGCGTGGGCTTGCCCGCCGAGTATGCGCAACGTTACCCGCATGAATTTTCGGGCGGTCAGCGTCAGCGCATTGCGATTGCCCGCGCCCTCGCGCTCAAGCCCAAGGTCGTGATCGCGGACGAATCCGTCTCGGCACTGGACGTCTCCGTGCAGGCGCAGATCATCAACCTGATGCTCGATCTGCAAAAGGAGTTCGGCATCGCTTTCCTGTTCATCTCGCACGACATGGCGGTCGTGGAGCGCATCAGCCACCGTGTGGCGGTGATGTTCCTCGGGCAGATCGTCGAGATCGGTCCGCGTCGCGCCATCTTCGAGAACCCGCAGCATCCGTACACGAAGAAATTGATGTCGGCCGTGCCGATCGCCGATCCGGCGCGTCGCCATGCCAAGCGCGAGTTGCTCACGGAAGAGATTCCGAGCCCGATCCGTCTGGTCGGCGATGAGCCGCAGGTGCAGCCGCTGGTGGAAGTCGGTGCCGGGCACTTCGTGGCGCGTCACCGCGTGGCCGGGGCGTACTGA
- the gsiB gene encoding glutathione ABC transporter substrate-binding protein GsiB, protein MSKNVLLGARWKTALASVAVASAVFGTAPAFAAKDVVMAVQSTFTTMDPYDANDTLSQAVAKSFYEGMFGFDKDMKLVNVLAESYTVSPDGLVYTIKLKSGVKFQDGTTFDAAAVKANFDRVTNPENKLKRYNLYKEIAKTEAVDPHTVKFTLKEPFSPFINTLAHPSAVIISPEALKKYGKDIASHPVGTGPFEFVEWNRTDYVKVKKFDGYWKKGYPKVDTITFKPVVDNNTRAAVMQTGEAGFAFPVPYEQADGLKASGKVDVIAGPSIIQRYVSFNTKQKPFDDVRVRQAINYAINKEALVKVAFAGYAMPAEGVVPKGVDYAAKTGPWPYNPAKAKELLKEAGYPNGFETTLWSAYTYTTAQKVIQFVQQQLAQVGIKAQVRALEAGQRVELVESAPDPDKAPVRMYYVGWSSSTGEADWALRPLLSSESFPPKLFNTAYYKNEAVDADFTKALQTTDRAEKTKLYTDAQQKIWNDAPWAFLVTEKLLYARNKNLSGVYTMPDGSFNFTDISMK, encoded by the coding sequence ATGTCGAAAAACGTTTTGTTGGGCGCTCGCTGGAAAACCGCGCTCGCGTCCGTCGCCGTGGCGTCCGCCGTGTTCGGTACCGCCCCGGCGTTCGCCGCCAAGGATGTCGTGATGGCCGTGCAGTCGACCTTCACGACGATGGATCCGTACGACGCGAACGATACGCTGTCGCAAGCCGTCGCGAAGTCGTTCTACGAAGGCATGTTCGGTTTCGACAAGGACATGAAGCTCGTGAACGTGCTCGCCGAGAGCTACACCGTCTCCCCGGACGGGCTTGTCTACACGATCAAGCTCAAGTCGGGCGTGAAGTTCCAGGACGGCACGACCTTCGACGCCGCTGCGGTGAAGGCGAACTTCGATCGCGTGACGAACCCGGAGAACAAGCTCAAGCGTTACAACCTGTACAAGGAAATCGCCAAGACGGAAGCGGTCGATCCGCACACGGTGAAGTTCACGCTGAAAGAACCGTTCTCGCCGTTCATCAACACGCTGGCGCACCCGTCGGCCGTGATCATCTCGCCTGAAGCGCTCAAGAAGTACGGCAAGGACATCGCGTCGCACCCGGTCGGCACCGGCCCGTTCGAGTTCGTCGAATGGAACCGTACCGATTACGTGAAGGTCAAGAAGTTCGACGGCTACTGGAAGAAGGGCTACCCGAAGGTCGACACGATCACCTTCAAGCCGGTCGTCGACAACAACACGCGCGCGGCCGTCATGCAAACGGGCGAAGCCGGTTTCGCTTTCCCGGTGCCGTATGAGCAAGCCGACGGCCTGAAGGCCAGCGGCAAGGTCGACGTGATCGCCGGCCCCTCGATCATTCAGCGCTATGTGAGCTTCAACACGAAGCAAAAGCCGTTCGACGACGTGCGCGTGCGTCAGGCCATCAACTACGCGATCAACAAGGAAGCGCTGGTAAAGGTGGCGTTCGCGGGCTACGCCATGCCGGCCGAAGGCGTGGTGCCCAAGGGCGTCGACTACGCGGCCAAGACCGGCCCGTGGCCGTACAACCCGGCCAAGGCCAAGGAACTGCTCAAGGAAGCGGGCTACCCGAACGGTTTCGAGACCACGCTGTGGTCGGCCTACACGTACACGACGGCGCAGAAGGTGATCCAGTTCGTGCAGCAGCAACTGGCGCAGGTCGGCATCAAGGCGCAAGTGCGCGCCCTGGAAGCCGGTCAGCGCGTCGAGCTGGTCGAGTCCGCACCGGATCCCGACAAGGCGCCGGTGCGCATGTACTACGTGGGCTGGTCGTCGTCGACGGGCGAAGCCGACTGGGCGCTGCGTCCGCTGCTGAGCTCGGAGTCGTTCCCGCCGAAGCTCTTCAACACCGCCTACTACAAGAACGAGGCGGTCGACGCCGACTTCACCAAGGCGCTGCAGACAACCGACCGCGCCGAGAAGACGAAGCTGTACACGGATGCGCAACAGAAAATCTGGAACGATGCGCCGTGGGCCTTCCTCGTGACGGAAAAGCTGCTGTACGCGCGCAACAAGAATCTGTCGGGCGTGTACACCATGCCTGACGGTTCGTTCAACTTCACCGATATCTCGATGAAGTAA
- the gsiC gene encoding glutathione ABC transporter permease GsiC: MLNYFLKRLLGLIPTLLIVAVLVFAFVHMLPGDPARLAAGPQADEATVALVRQDLGLDKPLLTQFTNFITHAVRGDFGLSMRSKQPVSQEISSRFMPTLWLTLVSMVWSVLIGMGLGVASAVWRNRWPDRLGMTFAVSGISFPAFALGMLLMQIFSVQLGWLPTIGADSWKSYILPSITLGAAVAAVMARFTRSAFVEVLHEDFVRTARAKGLNEMHVVFKHALRNAMIPVVTMMGLQFGFLLGGSIVVEVVFNWPGLGRLLIDSVEMRDYPVIQALVLLFSLEFILINLVVDVLYAVINPTIRYK, encoded by the coding sequence ATGCTCAATTACTTTCTCAAACGCCTGCTCGGCCTGATCCCCACGCTGCTGATCGTGGCAGTGCTGGTGTTCGCGTTCGTGCACATGCTGCCGGGCGACCCGGCGCGTCTGGCCGCGGGTCCGCAGGCGGACGAGGCGACCGTGGCGCTGGTGCGCCAGGATCTCGGCCTCGACAAGCCGCTGCTCACCCAGTTCACGAACTTCATCACGCACGCGGTGCGTGGCGACTTCGGTCTGTCCATGCGCAGCAAGCAACCTGTCTCGCAGGAGATCTCCAGCCGCTTCATGCCAACGCTGTGGCTCACGCTGGTGAGCATGGTCTGGTCGGTGCTGATCGGCATGGGCCTCGGGGTAGCGTCCGCCGTGTGGCGCAACCGCTGGCCGGATCGGCTCGGTATGACGTTCGCCGTGTCGGGTATCTCGTTCCCGGCGTTCGCACTCGGCATGTTGCTGATGCAGATTTTCTCCGTGCAACTGGGCTGGCTGCCGACCATTGGCGCCGACTCCTGGAAGAGCTACATCCTGCCCTCGATCACGCTGGGCGCGGCAGTGGCCGCCGTGATGGCGCGCTTTACCCGCTCCGCCTTCGTCGAGGTGCTGCACGAGGACTTCGTGCGCACCGCGCGGGCGAAGGGGCTCAACGAAATGCACGTGGTGTTCAAGCATGCGCTGCGCAACGCCATGATTCCCGTCGTGACCATGATGGGATTGCAGTTCGGTTTTCTGCTCGGCGGCTCGATCGTCGTCGAGGTGGTGTTCAACTGGCCCGGACTCGGACGCCTGCTGATCGACTCCGTCGAGATGCGCGACTATCCGGTGATTCAGGCGCTGGTGCTTCTGTTCTCGCTTGAGTTCATTCTGATCAACCTCGTGGTCGACGTGCTGTACGCCGTCATCAACCCGACCATTCGTTACAAGTGA
- the gsiD gene encoding glutathione ABC transporter permease GsiD → MSASQPTTQPGAANAAAASGNRVRTPWREFWRKFRKQHVAMVAGVFVLLLVVLAILAPHLVPFDPENFFDYDALNAGPSAKHWFGVDSLGRDIFSRVLAGTRISLAAGFGSVALGAMIGTVLGLLAGYYEGWWDRIVMRISDVLFAFPGILLAIGVVAVLGNGMINVIVAVAIFSIPAFARLVRGNTLVLKHLTYIEAARSIGASDWTIIMRHILPGTVSSIVVYFSMRIGTSIITAASLSFLGLGAQPPTPEWGAMLNEARADMVNAPHIAIFPSLAIFLTVLAFNLLGDGLRDALDPKLDRH, encoded by the coding sequence ATGAGCGCAAGCCAACCGACAACTCAACCGGGTGCAGCGAACGCGGCCGCCGCGAGCGGCAACCGGGTGCGCACGCCGTGGCGCGAATTCTGGCGCAAGTTCAGGAAGCAGCACGTTGCGATGGTCGCCGGCGTGTTCGTGCTGCTGCTGGTCGTTCTCGCGATTCTCGCGCCGCACCTCGTGCCGTTCGATCCGGAGAATTTCTTCGACTATGACGCGCTCAATGCGGGCCCGTCCGCGAAGCATTGGTTCGGCGTGGACTCGCTCGGTCGCGACATCTTCAGCCGCGTGCTCGCGGGCACGCGCATCTCGCTGGCCGCCGGCTTCGGCTCGGTCGCGCTGGGCGCGATGATCGGCACAGTGCTCGGGCTGCTCGCCGGATATTACGAGGGCTGGTGGGACCGCATCGTCATGCGTATCTCCGATGTGCTGTTCGCCTTCCCGGGTATCCTGCTCGCCATCGGCGTAGTGGCCGTGCTGGGTAACGGCATGATCAACGTGATCGTGGCCGTGGCCATTTTCTCGATCCCCGCGTTTGCGCGGCTCGTACGTGGCAACACGCTGGTGCTCAAGCATCTGACGTACATCGAAGCGGCGCGCTCCATCGGCGCGTCGGATTGGACGATCATCATGCGGCATATTCTGCCAGGCACGGTGTCGTCGATCGTCGTATATTTCTCGATGCGCATCGGCACGTCCATCATCACGGCGGCAAGCCTGTCGTTCCTCGGGCTGGGCGCGCAGCCGCCTACGCCGGAGTGGGGCGCGATGCTCAACGAAGCGCGCGCCGACATGGTCAATGCGCCGCACATCGCCATTTTCCCGAGCCTGGCCATCTTCCTGACCGTGCTCGCCTTCAATCTGCTCGGCGACGGCCTGCGCGACGCGCTCGATCCGAAGCTAGACCGGCATTGA
- a CDS encoding P1 family peptidase encodes MIPVSEFREALFGAPHVGLLPAGPRDAITDVPGVFVGHVTLADGPVQTGVTVVCPTPASPADAGGASPDAASPSVQWDPFRTKIPAGAAVINGFGKSVGLMQIDELGVVEAPLALTNTFSVSHVALGQLRAAIAANPDIGRGAPSLNPTVFECNDGYLNDMQAFAVTEAHYAQALANASSDFAQGAVGAGRGMSSFGLKGGIGSASRLVETAGAAFTVGVLVLSNFGRPSQLTIAGRHVGPVLDERLAHPEQRAAPERGSIIMLVATDAPLDARQLRRVATRTGAGLARTGSVYGHGSGDVALALTTGYTMAHDAMGRVAPAALVPDALLDPIFQATADATEQAILHALFAAESVLGRDAHVRRALADVLPDWATL; translated from the coding sequence ATGATCCCCGTGTCAGAGTTTCGCGAAGCGTTGTTCGGCGCACCCCATGTCGGGCTTCTGCCCGCCGGGCCGCGCGACGCGATCACCGACGTGCCCGGGGTCTTCGTTGGCCATGTCACGCTCGCCGACGGACCGGTGCAAACGGGCGTGACGGTTGTCTGCCCGACACCGGCGAGCCCGGCAGACGCCGGCGGCGCGAGTCCCGACGCGGCGTCGCCGAGCGTGCAGTGGGATCCATTTCGCACCAAGATTCCCGCCGGCGCCGCCGTCATCAACGGCTTCGGCAAGAGTGTCGGTCTGATGCAGATCGACGAACTCGGTGTGGTGGAAGCGCCGCTGGCGCTGACCAACACGTTCTCCGTCAGTCACGTCGCCCTGGGCCAGCTGCGCGCGGCCATCGCAGCTAACCCGGACATCGGTCGCGGCGCACCATCGCTCAATCCGACGGTGTTCGAGTGCAACGACGGCTACCTCAACGACATGCAGGCGTTCGCCGTGACGGAGGCGCATTACGCACAGGCGCTCGCGAACGCGTCGTCGGACTTCGCGCAAGGGGCCGTCGGTGCGGGACGCGGCATGTCCAGTTTTGGCCTCAAGGGCGGGATCGGGTCGGCATCGCGTCTCGTGGAAACGGCGGGCGCGGCGTTTACCGTGGGGGTGCTGGTGCTGTCGAACTTCGGCCGCCCGTCGCAGCTGACCATCGCCGGTCGGCACGTCGGCCCGGTCCTCGACGAGCGCCTCGCGCATCCCGAACAACGCGCCGCGCCTGAGCGGGGCTCCATCATCATGCTGGTGGCCACCGATGCGCCACTCGACGCGCGGCAATTGCGCCGCGTGGCGACACGCACCGGCGCCGGGCTGGCGCGTACCGGTTCGGTCTACGGCCACGGCAGCGGCGATGTTGCGCTGGCGCTCACGACGGGGTACACGATGGCGCACGATGCCATGGGGCGCGTCGCACCTGCGGCGCTCGTGCCCGATGCATTGCTCGATCCGATTTTCCAGGCGACGGCCGACGCCACCGAACAGGCGATCCTGCACGCCCTCTTTGCTGCCGAGTCCGTGCTCGGGCGCGACGCTCACGTGCGACGCGCACTGGCGGACGTGCTGCCCGACTGGGCCACGCTCTAG